A genomic segment from Streptomyces sp. NBC_01233 encodes:
- a CDS encoding DUF1772 domain-containing protein produces MLSTVLVGLMAGLFFAFDVSVMPGLAAGDERTYVTAMRAFNAAVDGNPLFGMAFVLALLLAAGSAVVEHRAGRRTTALWAAVAAAAYLVVLVITFAVNIPLNNELADGGVVAQMTDFTVVERFKSTWVATNIVRTLSCTTALAALARALVLHGRATR; encoded by the coding sequence ATGCTGTCCACGGTTCTGGTCGGGCTCATGGCGGGGCTGTTCTTCGCGTTCGACGTTTCGGTGATGCCGGGGCTGGCGGCCGGGGACGAGCGGACCTACGTCACCGCGATGCGTGCTTTCAACGCGGCCGTCGACGGCAACCCGCTCTTCGGCATGGCCTTCGTGCTGGCTTTGCTGCTGGCAGCCGGTTCGGCGGTCGTCGAGCACCGTGCGGGCCGGCGTACCACCGCCTTGTGGGCGGCGGTGGCCGCCGCGGCGTATCTCGTCGTACTGGTCATCACGTTCGCGGTGAACATTCCCCTCAACAACGAGCTCGCGGACGGCGGTGTCGTCGCGCAGATGACCGACTTCACGGTCGTGGAGAGGTTCAAGTCGACGTGGGTCGCCACGAACATCGTCCGGACGCTGTCGTGCACGACGGCGCTGGCCGCGCTCGCCCGAGCCCTGGTTCTCCACGGCCGCGCCACGCGCTGA
- a CDS encoding AMP-binding protein: MLTALTGAYGDRADAITVAGRTASYEELLGAARAVAADLAGSHPPAFAVTATPSLETVAAVVGGLLAGVPCVPLPPDAGPVERGHILNDSGARLIEVDFARRSTAAPVPAAPVRGAEDPALILYTSGTTGAPKGVVLSSAAITADLDALAEAWQWNAADTLVHGLPLFHVHGLVLGVLGALRTGSRLVHTGRPTPDAYAAAGGSLYFGVPTVWSRIAADPQAAAALSGARLLVSGSAALPAPVFRDLERLSGHRTVERYGMTETLITVSGRAGGHLHPGTVGTPLPGITTRIAAEDSAEIGELQLTGPTLFTGYLNRPEATAAAYTPDGWFRTGDIAAVDESDGVHRIVGRASTDMIKSGGYRIGAGEIENALLDHPHVSEAAVVGVPDADLGQRIVAFVVARQVTGAELTDFVAAHLSVHKRPREVRFVTAIPRNAMGKPQKRLLLSDEGRPQP, encoded by the coding sequence TTGCTGACCGCTCTCACCGGTGCCTACGGGGACCGGGCGGACGCCATCACCGTCGCCGGCCGCACCGCTTCCTACGAGGAACTCCTCGGTGCGGCCCGCGCCGTCGCAGCGGACCTCGCCGGCAGTCACCCGCCCGCGTTCGCGGTGACGGCGACGCCCTCGCTGGAAACGGTGGCCGCTGTGGTCGGCGGACTCCTCGCCGGCGTCCCGTGCGTTCCGCTGCCGCCCGACGCGGGGCCCGTCGAGCGCGGTCACATCCTGAACGATTCCGGAGCCCGCCTCATCGAGGTCGACTTCGCCCGCCGCTCCACGGCCGCCCCCGTCCCCGCCGCTCCGGTGCGGGGGGCGGAGGATCCAGCGCTGATCCTCTACACCTCCGGTACCACCGGCGCCCCCAAGGGCGTGGTCCTCAGCAGTGCCGCGATCACCGCCGACCTCGACGCCCTCGCCGAGGCCTGGCAGTGGAACGCCGCCGACACCCTCGTTCACGGTCTGCCCCTGTTCCACGTCCACGGCCTTGTCCTCGGCGTCCTCGGCGCCCTGCGGACCGGCAGCCGCCTCGTGCACACCGGCCGCCCCACCCCCGACGCCTACGCCGCGGCGGGCGGCAGCCTGTACTTCGGGGTGCCCACCGTCTGGTCCCGCATCGCCGCCGACCCGCAGGCCGCCGCCGCCCTGTCCGGGGCCCGGCTTCTGGTGTCGGGCAGCGCGGCTCTGCCCGCGCCGGTCTTCCGTGATCTGGAGCGCCTGAGCGGGCACCGCACCGTCGAGCGGTACGGGATGACCGAGACCCTGATCACCGTCAGCGGCCGGGCGGGAGGCCACCTCCACCCGGGCACGGTGGGGACCCCGCTGCCCGGCATCACCACCCGCATCGCCGCCGAGGACAGCGCGGAGATCGGCGAACTCCAGCTCACCGGGCCCACATTGTTCACCGGCTACCTGAACCGGCCCGAGGCGACCGCCGCGGCCTACACTCCCGACGGCTGGTTCCGCACCGGGGACATCGCCGCCGTCGACGAGAGCGACGGCGTGCACCGCATCGTGGGCCGCGCCTCCACCGACATGATCAAGTCCGGCGGATACCGGATCGGAGCGGGCGAGATCGAGAACGCCCTGCTGGACCACCCCCACGTCAGCGAGGCGGCCGTGGTCGGCGTCCCGGACGCGGACCTGGGCCAGCGCATCGTCGCCTTCGTCGTCGCCCGGCAGGTCACCGGGGCCGAGCTCACCGACTTCGTCGCGGCACACCTGTCGGTCCACAAACGGCCGCGCGAGGTCCGCTTCGTCACCGCCATCCCGCGCAACGCCATGGGCAAGCCGCAGAAGCGGCTGCTCCTGAGCGACGAGGGCCGGCCCCAACCCTAG
- a CDS encoding PEP-utilizing enzyme translates to MSIATERTFAPPGPGTWFLDPTHFTRPVTRFHAEIFVEELHRGFGESLRRYGSLLERLDWAFVNGFCYYHPQPLGAPPDATDHPPAEVWERLAADHPEIRTRLATSATVFERKLWREDLRRWDEEVRPGLQRERRELQRVEPGLLDTSSLLAYLDRCREHQRRAGYLHHLFNMPALLPMGDLLAHCQEWTGRTTGEILAPLAGSSPDPLADREELAELAAAVAADPRATELLASPARPQELLAALGAVAGRTSTALAKYLETAGWRPVNGEDVGDPCVAELPAVVLAAIRSAVSSSTRPQADARADLHADAAADLRDVVPAAHRSRFDELLAEARLVSRLRDERGSCADLPAIGLTRRAILAAGRRLTEQGRIHAPAHLAEAGYAELRALVRTGSGPDAAELAARAHYRDHARYGDAPPMLGPQPGDPLPPDWLPPAAARLERALGAIVLAMFTNPAARTEGRTVHGLGASPGVYEGTARVISGVPEFDRIQPGDVLVTDATTTAFNIVLPLLGAIVTDRGGALSHAAIVAREFAIPGVVGCTDATAVIPDGAWVRVDGRAGEAAVVR, encoded by the coding sequence ATGAGCATCGCCACGGAACGCACCTTCGCTCCACCGGGGCCGGGTACCTGGTTCCTGGACCCGACCCACTTCACCCGCCCGGTGACCAGGTTCCACGCCGAGATCTTCGTCGAGGAGCTGCACCGCGGCTTCGGAGAGAGCCTCCGCCGGTACGGGTCGCTGCTCGAACGGCTGGACTGGGCCTTCGTCAACGGTTTCTGCTACTACCATCCCCAGCCGCTGGGGGCCCCGCCGGACGCCACGGACCACCCGCCGGCAGAGGTCTGGGAACGCCTTGCCGCCGATCATCCCGAGATCCGCACCAGGCTCGCGACCAGCGCGACCGTCTTCGAGCGCAAGCTGTGGCGCGAGGACCTGCGCCGCTGGGACGAGGAGGTCAGACCCGGGCTGCAGCGCGAGCGGCGCGAACTACAGCGGGTCGAGCCCGGTCTCCTCGATACCAGTAGTCTGCTCGCGTACCTCGACCGGTGCCGGGAACACCAGCGCCGAGCCGGCTACCTGCACCACCTGTTCAACATGCCGGCACTGCTGCCGATGGGCGATCTGCTCGCACACTGTCAGGAGTGGACCGGGCGCACCACCGGCGAGATCCTGGCCCCGCTGGCCGGATCGAGCCCCGACCCGCTGGCGGACCGGGAGGAACTGGCCGAGCTGGCCGCCGCTGTAGCAGCGGACCCCCGGGCGACCGAGCTGCTCGCCTCCCCGGCGCGACCCCAGGAGCTGCTGGCGGCGCTGGGGGCCGTCGCGGGACGTACGAGTACCGCCCTCGCCAAGTACCTGGAGACGGCGGGCTGGCGCCCCGTCAACGGCGAAGACGTGGGCGATCCCTGCGTGGCGGAGTTGCCCGCCGTCGTACTCGCGGCCATTCGCTCGGCGGTCTCCTCCTCGACGAGGCCCCAGGCGGACGCCCGCGCCGACCTGCATGCCGACGCGGCGGCCGACCTTCGCGACGTCGTACCCGCGGCGCACCGCTCCCGCTTCGACGAGCTGCTCGCCGAGGCGCGGTTGGTCTCCCGGCTGCGCGACGAGCGCGGGTCGTGCGCGGACCTGCCGGCCATCGGCCTCACCCGGCGCGCCATCCTGGCGGCCGGCCGACGGCTCACCGAGCAGGGCCGGATCCACGCACCCGCCCACCTGGCCGAGGCGGGCTACGCCGAGCTGCGCGCCCTGGTCCGTACGGGCTCCGGGCCCGACGCCGCAGAACTCGCCGCCCGAGCGCACTACCGCGACCACGCCCGGTACGGGGACGCGCCGCCGATGCTGGGTCCACAGCCGGGCGACCCGCTGCCGCCCGATTGGCTGCCGCCCGCCGCGGCACGCCTGGAACGCGCCCTCGGGGCCATCGTCCTTGCCATGTTCACCAACCCGGCAGCCCGGACCGAGGGGCGGACCGTGCACGGGCTCGGCGCGAGCCCGGGCGTGTACGAGGGCACGGCACGGGTGATCAGCGGCGTGCCCGAGTTCGACCGCATCCAGCCCGGCGACGTCCTGGTCACCGACGCGACCACCACGGCCTTCAACATCGTCCTGCCACTGCTCGGCGCGATCGTCACCGATCGCGGCGGGGCGCTCTCCCACGCCGCCATCGTCGCCCGGGAGTTCGCCATCCCCGGCGTCGTCGGATGCACGGATGCCACGGCGGTGATACCCGACGGCGCCTGGGTTCGGGTCGACGGCCGGGCAGGAGAGGCGGCGGTGGTCCGATGA
- a CDS encoding NAD-dependent protein deacetylase — protein sequence MRTRPTLSWTPTEDLLPGTTDPEPVADALRTGGVLVLSGAGLSTESGIPDYRGEGGSLRRHTPMTYQEFTTSAHARRRYWARGHLGWRAFGRARPNAGHRAVTAFGRHGLLSAVITQNVDGLHQAAGSKDVVELHGSLNRVVCLSCGASSTRRELARRLEEANAGFEPVAARLNPDGDADLTDEQVADFTVMPCSECGGILKPDVVFFGETVPPRRVERCRELVDAATSLLVLGSSLTVMSGLRFVRQAAQAGKPVLIVNRDPTRGDRHAATRVALPLGTTLTALADGLNIPVDGRTTG from the coding sequence ATGCGCACGCGCCCCACACTGAGCTGGACCCCCACCGAGGACCTGCTGCCGGGCACCACGGATCCGGAGCCGGTCGCCGACGCGCTCCGGACCGGCGGCGTACTGGTGCTCAGCGGGGCGGGCCTGTCCACGGAGTCGGGCATCCCCGACTACCGGGGCGAGGGCGGAAGCCTGCGCCGCCACACCCCGATGACCTACCAGGAATTCACCACCAGTGCACATGCCCGGCGCCGCTACTGGGCACGCGGTCACCTCGGCTGGCGCGCCTTCGGCCGCGCCCGGCCCAACGCCGGGCACCGGGCCGTGACCGCGTTCGGGCGGCACGGCCTGCTCTCGGCAGTGATCACCCAGAACGTCGACGGCCTGCACCAGGCCGCCGGCAGCAAGGACGTGGTGGAACTCCACGGAAGCCTGAACCGGGTCGTCTGCCTTTCCTGCGGCGCCTCCAGCACGCGCCGGGAACTCGCCCGGAGGCTGGAAGAGGCCAATGCGGGCTTCGAGCCCGTGGCCGCCCGACTGAATCCGGACGGTGACGCCGACCTCACCGACGAACAGGTCGCAGACTTCACCGTCATGCCCTGCTCGGAGTGCGGCGGCATCCTCAAGCCGGACGTGGTGTTCTTCGGCGAAACCGTTCCCCCGCGCCGGGTCGAGCGCTGCCGTGAACTGGTCGATGCGGCGACCTCACTCCTGGTCCTGGGCTCCTCGCTGACGGTGATGTCCGGCCTCCGGTTCGTCCGCCAGGCGGCTCAGGCCGGAAAGCCCGTACTGATCGTCAACCGGGACCCGACCCGAGGCGACCGGCACGCCGCCACCCGCGTCGCACTCCCCCTGGGGACGACCCTCACCGCCCTCGCCGACGGACTGAACATCCCCGTCGACGGCCGGACGACCGGCTGA
- a CDS encoding PEP/pyruvate-binding domain-containing protein, which translates to MTGSLSPSTWSAPVPLRLATDESRYGGKSSQLAAAARAGLPVPEGIALEWLFVDAVAGGDDEALAALHVSTADLQGVGLAVRSSAPGEDSAAASFAGQHLTCLNVRCPDGLTEAVRMVRDSAHSAAALAYRERLGLAGRPRVAVVVQELVVPECAGVLFSRDPLDGSDVLVIEASWGLGEAVVSGLVVPDHYRVRRDGRVIERTAGMKDLAVEPALAGGTSQVPVPADRIHRLCLDETRLESLRELTARCEQVFGGTQDLEWAFVADRLRLLQRRPMTGTVPPY; encoded by the coding sequence ATGACGGGTTCGCTGTCGCCGAGCACGTGGTCCGCCCCGGTCCCGCTCCGCCTGGCCACCGACGAGAGCCGGTACGGCGGCAAGTCCTCGCAGCTCGCGGCCGCCGCCCGGGCTGGTCTGCCGGTACCGGAAGGAATCGCCCTGGAATGGCTGTTCGTCGACGCCGTCGCAGGCGGCGACGACGAGGCGCTCGCCGCCCTGCACGTGTCGACCGCCGACTTGCAGGGCGTTGGGCTGGCCGTGCGTTCATCCGCACCGGGCGAGGACTCGGCCGCGGCGAGCTTCGCCGGACAGCACCTCACCTGCCTCAACGTACGGTGTCCGGACGGGCTGACCGAAGCGGTCCGAATGGTGAGAGATTCGGCGCACTCGGCCGCCGCGCTCGCCTACCGTGAGCGGCTCGGGCTGGCAGGCCGGCCCAGAGTGGCAGTGGTGGTACAGGAGTTGGTGGTACCCGAGTGCGCCGGAGTCCTGTTCTCCCGAGACCCCCTCGACGGCTCCGACGTCCTGGTGATCGAGGCGAGTTGGGGCCTGGGCGAAGCCGTGGTCAGCGGCCTGGTCGTACCGGATCACTACCGGGTCCGCCGCGACGGCCGGGTGATCGAGCGCACGGCGGGCATGAAGGACCTGGCCGTGGAGCCCGCACTGGCCGGCGGAACGAGCCAGGTCCCGGTCCCCGCCGACCGAATCCACCGACTCTGCCTCGACGAGACGCGATTGGAGAGCCTGCGGGAACTCACCGCCCGCTGCGAGCAGGTCTTCGGCGGGACGCAGGACCTGGAGTGGGCCTTCGTCGCCGACCGTCTCCGTCTGCTCCAGCGCCGGCCGATGACCGGGACCGTGCCCCCGTACTGA
- a CDS encoding class I SAM-dependent methyltransferase, protein MHSLEISDLITAVDPRTGHRLPVQRAEVIRRLRESGDERAARIVAGLPAGPDGVLDPDAVDRLLIGVHTELQRLSEELRIGERLVQLLGPVFTAIRETDGRQGGPYRLVDVGCGLGYLVRWLAATHALGADVELVGVDLDAALVGEAGHLARAEGLNCRFVHGNAFDLPQAATVYVSTGVLHHFRGPALAEFFQTQAASPAQAFCHFDIAATRLAPIGAWIFHRARMRHPLGRHDGVVSAQRAHSDETLLSAAAAPGIRPLLYEPRGAANPFCTTLRPVIGVRPHLEAPLRRALGRSARRLVGPEHLTEANR, encoded by the coding sequence GTGCACTCACTTGAAATATCCGACCTGATCACGGCGGTGGACCCCCGCACCGGCCACCGGCTCCCCGTCCAGCGCGCCGAGGTGATCCGCCGGCTCCGCGAGAGCGGTGACGAACGCGCCGCGAGGATCGTCGCCGGGCTGCCCGCCGGCCCGGACGGGGTGCTGGACCCCGACGCCGTGGACCGGCTCCTGATCGGCGTGCACACCGAGCTCCAGCGGCTGAGCGAGGAACTCCGGATCGGCGAACGCCTGGTCCAGCTCCTCGGCCCGGTCTTCACCGCGATCCGGGAGACCGACGGCCGGCAGGGCGGCCCGTACCGGCTGGTCGATGTCGGCTGCGGCCTGGGCTACCTCGTCCGCTGGCTGGCGGCCACCCACGCCCTGGGTGCGGATGTCGAGCTGGTCGGCGTCGATCTCGATGCAGCGCTGGTCGGTGAAGCCGGCCACCTCGCCCGCGCGGAGGGGCTGAACTGCCGCTTCGTCCACGGCAACGCCTTCGACCTGCCGCAGGCGGCCACCGTCTACGTCTCCACCGGCGTGCTGCACCACTTCCGCGGCCCCGCCCTGGCCGAGTTCTTCCAGACCCAGGCCGCCTCACCGGCACAGGCCTTCTGCCACTTCGACATCGCCGCGACCCGCCTGGCGCCCATCGGTGCCTGGATCTTCCACCGCGCCCGGATGCGCCACCCGCTCGGCCGCCACGACGGCGTCGTCTCCGCACAGCGCGCACACAGCGACGAAACACTGCTGTCGGCCGCCGCCGCACCCGGCATCCGGCCCCTGCTGTACGAGCCGCGCGGCGCGGCGAACCCGTTCTGCACCACCCTGCGCCCGGTCATCGGAGTGCGCCCGCACCTGGAGGCGCCGCTGCGCCGGGCCCTGGGACGCTCCGCCCGCCGCCTGGTCGGCCCCGAGCACCTCACCGAGGCCAACCGATGA
- a CDS encoding TetR/AcrR family transcriptional regulator — protein MKEKRAYESPLRAGQLEQTRQLILAALTEAIADESVQELTIPLVAERAGVAVRTVYRHFPTREALFAAWSGWAQENLHVLMQSYPDTLDGLRRVAPELYRSYDEHAPLILAMLNSKAARPLREQGRRHRFHSVEAALAELTAEADPVARRRAVAVLYLLVSAPAWQAMRLQAGLDGAEAGAAAAWAVRVLTDELRRDPDGPLRHPGR, from the coding sequence ATGAAAGAGAAGCGCGCGTACGAGAGTCCGCTGCGTGCCGGGCAGCTTGAGCAGACCCGGCAGCTGATCCTCGCCGCGCTCACCGAGGCCATCGCCGACGAAAGCGTCCAGGAGCTGACCATCCCGCTCGTGGCGGAGCGCGCAGGCGTCGCCGTCCGCACCGTCTACCGGCACTTCCCGACCAGGGAGGCGCTCTTCGCGGCCTGGAGCGGGTGGGCCCAGGAGAATCTGCACGTGCTCATGCAGTCCTACCCGGACACCTTGGACGGGCTGCGCCGCGTGGCGCCGGAGCTCTATCGCTCGTACGACGAGCACGCACCGCTGATCCTCGCCATGCTGAATTCCAAGGCGGCCCGGCCGCTGCGGGAGCAGGGCCGCAGGCACCGGTTCCACTCGGTGGAGGCGGCGCTGGCCGAGCTCACGGCCGAGGCCGACCCGGTAGCCCGCCGCCGCGCGGTCGCCGTGCTGTACCTGCTGGTGAGCGCCCCGGCCTGGCAGGCCATGCGGCTGCAGGCGGGGCTCGACGGGGCGGAGGCCGGCGCGGCCGCCGCCTGGGCGGTGCGGGTGCTCACAGACGAGCTGCGGCGAGACCCGGACGGCCCACTACGCCACCCGGGCAGATGA
- a CDS encoding isocitrate lyase/PEP mutase family protein, whose product MDAASATPAPSSASADARYRRAVAFRALHEGPGPFVVANPWDAGSARILTGFGFPALATTGAGLAHSLGRPDGAGALSRTEVLDNARSIVEATRLPVTADLESGFGPTPQDVADTIRAAAATGLVGASIEDSTGDDEDPVRPLSEAAERVAAAVEAAERLDFPFTITARAENFFHDRPDLDDTIARLKAYQEAGAHVLYAPALPDADAIRAVCSSLTRPVNVLMGGALNLSVADLGALGVRRISTGSALSRAALGALTRAAREIAGSGTFGFGADALPYADANTLLTPRNAPR is encoded by the coding sequence ATGGACGCCGCCTCTGCCACCCCCGCCCCTTCCTCCGCCTCCGCTGATGCCCGGTACCGGCGGGCCGTTGCCTTCCGGGCCCTGCACGAGGGCCCCGGCCCGTTCGTGGTGGCCAACCCGTGGGACGCGGGCAGCGCCCGCATCCTGACCGGGTTCGGGTTCCCGGCCCTCGCCACCACCGGAGCCGGCCTGGCCCACAGCCTGGGCCGCCCCGACGGCGCGGGCGCCCTCAGCCGCACAGAGGTCCTCGACAACGCCCGCAGCATCGTGGAGGCCACCCGCCTGCCCGTCACGGCCGACCTGGAGAGCGGCTTCGGCCCGACCCCCCAAGACGTCGCCGACACCATCCGGGCCGCCGCCGCGACCGGCCTGGTCGGCGCCTCGATCGAGGACTCCACCGGAGACGACGAGGACCCCGTGCGCCCCCTGTCCGAAGCCGCGGAGCGGGTGGCGGCCGCCGTCGAAGCGGCCGAACGGCTCGACTTCCCCTTCACCATCACCGCCCGCGCCGAGAACTTCTTCCACGACCGGCCCGACCTCGACGACACCATCGCCCGTCTGAAGGCCTATCAGGAAGCCGGCGCCCACGTCCTGTACGCGCCGGCCCTCCCCGACGCCGACGCGATCCGCGCCGTCTGCTCCTCGCTGACCCGCCCGGTCAACGTCCTCATGGGCGGCGCCCTGAACCTGTCCGTCGCCGACCTCGGCGCCCTCGGGGTGCGCCGCATCAGCACCGGCTCGGCCCTGTCCCGGGCCGCACTGGGCGCCCTGACGAGGGCGGCCCGCGAGATCGCCGGGTCGGGCACCTTCGGCTTCGGCGCGGACGCCCTGCCCTACGCCGACGCCAACACCCTCCTCACTCCGCGAAACGCCCCCCGCTGA
- a CDS encoding cytochrome P450: MEEWECWERRVQTAAHPVAYRLVRAVAARGPVVRVPRVGVVVSDARLAREVLTDPERYTKTGPGAAAGLWSPVLGSRVLITLEGAEHTVLRRRLGGLFTPGRVAAVCERVLRAPLGGLERRLAAGEEVDFVRVVREGAAEVIRELVGLPAGGADFTEAAAVISSVRLWRTTLTGRQTERARAALARLSEAAVAAYRAGDESAVPGRLRALGLDEAEARGAVGLFLLTGTETLVSFVPRLIALAHDTGRGPDQITDALVEEALRVTSPTPVMLRSAARPGRIGGVRVEAGERVVIATLLCTGAYGPFSPDRDPSETAGLRRLWFGAGPHFCLGMPLAMAEIRAVVEVLRGFPELVIAGRRPARGVLIPAYARLSLRATG; this comes from the coding sequence ATGGAGGAGTGGGAGTGCTGGGAGCGGCGGGTGCAGACGGCTGCTCACCCTGTGGCGTATCGGCTGGTGCGCGCGGTCGCTGCCCGCGGCCCGGTGGTTCGGGTGCCGCGGGTCGGGGTGGTGGTGAGCGATGCCCGCCTCGCCCGGGAGGTGCTGACGGACCCCGAGCGATACACGAAGACGGGGCCGGGCGCGGCGGCCGGGCTGTGGAGCCCGGTGCTCGGCTCGCGGGTGCTGATCACTTTGGAGGGTGCCGAGCACACGGTGCTGCGCAGGCGGCTGGGAGGGCTGTTTACGCCGGGCCGTGTGGCGGCCGTCTGCGAACGGGTACTGCGCGCTCCGCTCGGCGGGCTGGAGCGGCGGCTGGCGGCAGGCGAGGAGGTGGACTTCGTCCGGGTGGTCCGGGAGGGGGCCGCCGAAGTGATCCGCGAGCTGGTCGGCCTCCCCGCCGGCGGAGCGGACTTTACCGAGGCCGCCGCGGTGATCTCGTCCGTACGGCTGTGGCGGACGACGCTGACCGGACGTCAGACAGAGCGTGCCCGGGCGGCGTTGGCCCGACTGAGCGAGGCGGCAGTGGCGGCCTACCGGGCCGGCGACGAGTCCGCCGTGCCGGGGCGACTGCGCGCACTGGGCTTGGACGAGGCCGAGGCGCGGGGCGCGGTCGGCCTGTTCCTGCTGACGGGCACCGAGACGCTGGTCTCCTTTGTGCCCCGGCTGATTGCGCTGGCCCATGACACGGGCAGGGGGCCGGATCAGATCACAGACGCCCTGGTGGAGGAGGCACTGCGGGTCACCTCGCCAACCCCGGTGATGCTGCGCAGCGCGGCCCGGCCGGGACGGATCGGAGGTGTCCGGGTGGAGGCCGGGGAACGGGTGGTGATCGCAACGCTGCTGTGCACCGGGGCGTACGGCCCGTTCTCCCCGGATCGGGATCCCTCTGAAACCGCCGGTCTGCGCCGGCTGTGGTTCGGGGCGGGTCCGCATTTCTGCCTGGGGATGCCGCTGGCCATGGCGGAGATCCGCGCGGTGGTCGAGGTTCTGCGGGGCTTCCCGGAGCTGGTGATAGCGGGTCGGCGCCCGGCCCGGGGGGTGCTGATCCCTGCCTACGCACGGCTGTCGCTGCGCGCGACGGGCTGA
- a CDS encoding transposase, giving the protein MLDGHPALTGCVGGSVSARAGRWNGARGSSTRSRVRAAASVPAASRGYDDGKKVPGRERLVITDTLGLLLVVAVTAANVGDRDAAVPLGRRRRHRRPRQLGEGENRAHPGRRQTHRRHGGVRGAAPPLGGKAHLRMDRTGRAAA; this is encoded by the coding sequence ATGCTGGACGGACATCCGGCTCTCACCGGCTGCGTGGGAGGGTCCGTGAGCGCGAGGGCCGGGAGGTGGAACGGAGCGCGGGGATCATCGACGCGCAGTCGGGTGCGGGCCGCCGCGTCGGTGCCGGCCGCCTCACGCGGCTACGACGACGGCAAGAAAGTCCCGGGCCGTGAGCGGCTCGTCATCACTGACACCCTCGGCCTGCTCCTGGTCGTCGCCGTGACCGCCGCGAACGTCGGTGATCGCGACGCGGCTGTGCCTCTGGGCCGACGGCGGCGGCACCGGCGGCCTCGTCAACTGGGCGAAGGAGAAAATCGCGCTCACCCTGGACGTCGTCAAACGCACCGACGACATGGAGGGGTTCGTGGTGCTGCCCCGCCGTTGGGTGGTAAGGCGCACCTTCGCATGGACCGCACAGGGCGGGCCGCAGCGTAA